The Arachis hypogaea cultivar Tifrunner chromosome 14, arahy.Tifrunner.gnm2.J5K5, whole genome shotgun sequence DNA window GGAATGTGACAGAGTATAGAGGGATGGTTGGGTTTTTGATTTATTTAACTTTATCAAGGTCTGGCATCATTGAAAGTGTGGGCTTATGTTCAAGATTTCAGTCTCAACCAAAAGAATTCTACCTTGTtgtagtaaaaaaattatttgatatgttCATGGGACAACTAACTATAGTTTATGTTTTTCTAAAACTGATTCTTTTAGTCTTATTGCTTTTAGTGATGCTGATTTTGCAAGTGATAGAGTGGATAGACAAAGCACAAGTGGAATATGTTGCTTCCTAGGTAAATTTCTCAATGCTTGGTTTAGCAAGAAGCAAGCTATAGTTGTTCTTTCAACAACTGAGGTCGAATATATAACAGTATCTATCCTTCTGCTCCTCCCAAATTCGATGGTTAAAAACTCAACTAATTGATTATAAGATTAAAGCTGAAAATATTCCACTCATGTTCGACAAACATGAGTGCCATTAACATTTTTAAAAGTCCAATTTTGCACTCTTGTACTAAACATATTAAGGTGAAATATCACTCAATATGTGAACAtgtacaaaagaaaaatattaatattctgTTTATTAAATCAGATTATCAATTACCTGATATTTTGGGAGTAATTTTCTATTATTTCAATGCTCAATTACATCATATCATCATTCACTTTATCCTAACTCAAAGTAATTCCTTTCAACGAGTGACATTTTGTGATACACTAGTGTTATATGCTCTTATTCAAGGGATTCACATCTCTTTTGCATATTTGATTATGAAGTATACGTATAAATATGTGAAGAGTGAGAAAAATGCTTCTTTGCCTTATGTTCTTTTTCTTACAaagatttttgtatattataataTTGATTTATTTGTTGAAATTGCCAAGGGGCATAACTCATTCTTGAAAGGAGGTGATGCAATGAGAAAAATTATTGAACAATACACTACTATTAAACTTCGTAAAGATTTCAAAATGTTGGACTCTCCCACTGATCTGAAGAGAAAAATCAAAGGTTTTAAAATTAAGATTCTTTCCAACATTGTTAAGGATGTGCTCCATGAAGTCTCCAACCTTACTAATTTGATGATTATGCGCATTAAAATACAAAGGAGTGATGAAGCTGACCTTGAGTTGAAAATAAGGAAATTCAAGTAAAGGATGTGAATCTTTGAGCAATACTTTAAAGAGCTCAATAATATTTTCTACTTttttgagaaagaagaagaaaaaggttcAACTAAGGGATCTGACTCTAATACTTAAGAATATCTCTATGTTGTTGATGTTATTTTTATGagaattttttaagttttatctcttatttgattttctacACTATTTTATAGATGACTATAATAGATTTTAAACTGTCATTTATTATGAACTGCTATGATTTATATCTTGTTACAGgtaccttttttgtttttctctttaatgACAAAAgggagagaaattaaagagattaagctattttctagttttatgaataaatttaactttttgtttttaagtttttatatCTCTCTTGCTTGCTTTATTCCGGTATCTATCTTCTGTCTTTGCTTACTCTAATACTAACATTTGGATgctaacttaatttttttttggctCTGATACCTAATAGTCACATGCACCATATTTTGTctaatttcttctcttttttatgtATGTTGTTTTAATTTAGGCTCCAGTTCCAAAGCATGTGCTTTTACTCTTAATTGGCTGAATACTTATAAACAGGGAGAGCTTGTTGAAAATTTAGGGAAGTTATTCATTAATCTCTCCTTAAATTATGTTTAATCATGTTTATCATCAAAGAAATAAATATTGAGTAAAGAATTGATTAATTACCTTGTGATGacaaatataaattgataattttcTATTATaactaatcatcatcatcatcatcatcatcatcattaaagaTGATATCAAACCATATGATCAAGCCAAAGAAAAAAAGATTTCCTCTCTTTAGTGCAAACAACTACACCATTAATTGTGCAACAGTTAGCTTGATCAAATAAGTGATATTTCCAACATTGAAGAGGTAATCAAAGACCTATGAAGTATTCATCCAATGAAGAAGGCAACCCATTCGAGCTAATTTGATCATATACACACAATCGTTGTTTCTTGTTTTTGagtatggttttactttttctattGTCTAAAATTAAGTTATATTAAGAGATACAAAAGGTAAAGAGAGTTGATCACACAAAAGTCATTTATTCTTTTGTTTGAGTATTTGATTTCAAAAGTATACTGGATTAAAGTGTACTTGGTTCTTCTTATctaagttaggttagcacttagaGGTTACTAAGTTTAGGTTAGCTTAGGTGTGTTACAAGAGTGTGAGTCTCTTGGAATTGATGTTTGTAATCAATcttgattatagtaaaaattctgacattgttgtgatggagactgaacATAAGTCACATTACACTTTATGGCATGGTTTTACTCTTCCACATCCCTAATCTCTTctaatttcatttctgttttattttgctactacAGGATGGGATAAAGATTTATCATTTAATGAACTTACCAATACACTTTTTCTCAACAAACGGATTGAATATTCTAGGGATAACCATATGTGCTAGATGTCACAAGCTTATTCGCgagtggccatgcttagccaccAACAGCTGTACCACCAGAGAACTtgcatttattaattttattttacactTTCATATATATGTTCCAAACTAGCGATGTCAATATGCTTAACGTTATAGCGCCTTGGCATACTTTATAAGGTCAAAAAAAAGCCTTATAGCTAATAGGGCTAAATTTACAAAAAGCCCACAAGGCCAAAAGTCCCAGAGCTACCCGTGGGCCATCTagtccttttttttacgttgctctTTTAATTTCCATCTCAAcaacacataaaaaattatacaatataCATCAAGAAATTAAACATGACATTTATTATCTCATCACTCTTCTTCTTATTATCCATTATCAATAATGTCCCTAATAGAAAATTAAAACACCAACAAATTCCTAATTGAATTGCATGCAATAATAGTAGTAGTgtatatcaaataataaaattctaacaagATCAAATAAGTTCAAATTATGAACTATAAGAACAAATTCACCATTCAAAATAAAGTTTACACAAAAATTCATCATCTAAATTCATGAATATAGAAGAGAATGCATCGATTTCGTTGACACTTCTTCTTCACGAATTTCACTAATGTCATCATCTAAAATCaaccaattaaaaaataattagaaactcaatttaaaatgttatttaaaaaaatagcacAAATTTTTACTATCATGATTTGGAACAAATCCATAAAACAAATCCATGTAACCAACTCCTTGTGCAAATAAGCATTTGGATGTGTTTATGAAAGGTGAAACTTCTGTATTTTGTTAAAACACGCCTATCAATACTAAATGCAGACTCAAATGCTACCATAGTGATGAGAATACTTAAAACATCTCTGGCTATAACATATGGGGTAAAAAACCTATCCTTATTAGTCTTTCAAAAATTCAGCACATCATACTCCAAATCATCTTCATTGATGTAAATCAAACCTTTCTTTAGATAAATCTCCAATTCATCTTTATCCGTGGAAGTTTGGATTTCACAGTCAAATTTTTTAAACTCTTAAAAGATATAGTATAAAGATAATTTAAGTAATGAATAGGCATAATAggagaaaaataatattagattAGAATTAAATACCTTCATAACTATTTTGCTCTTTTTTGTAAGCCTTCTTTCTTTAGGTGACTTAGTTGATTAGTTACCACTTTGAGAAATTATTGAACCACTAAAAGTATTTATATACTCTCCATACAACTTTTTCAATTTCTCCAATATTTCATTTGTCtttgattcagaggttgaaggatccaattttttgtaacaaaatctcaaaaaaattaattttgttcttGCCTGATTGGGCTGGGGTATAGCTCGTTCTTTGGTGAAGATAGGCAAACTTTCTGATTGGAGCGTAGGATACGTCGGCGATGGAGGAACAAAggaggtgggtacctgcaaaaggcactcTGACGCTCAAGTAAGTGAAAGGGTATATAGATAAAGTTTATTTCTTGAGAAGATTGCATACCTTCTAAACTTTCCTCGACCTTCTTTATACCTGAGGAGACGAGGTCGACCGTTTCTTCCGAGCAATAACGCCCAGGAAGAGAATTGACTGCATATCTGACGTTACAGGATAAGGATCAGTTATGACTATTATTGATACGTCGGTTATGAATAAGAGTTTTACATTTCCGAGCTATAACTCGTAACCGATATTTACTGGTCATATCACAGCCCCAAGCTTGGCCTGACTTTAAGGAGATAGGTTGAGCTTATAAGTCATTATTAACGAGTTATAGCTCGGGACATGGAGCTCCTAGGTCAACGTGGCTCATTTAAAGTTACCTTTGGCATCTGAAAGGACGTGGTCATGGGAAGCTAAATGGAGTTAATGCTTCTCATGATTTACtgtgtctatttattttttttatagctgAGTGCAAGTTCCAAGGTGGCTCTATAGCCGTTGGAAGTGTACTTTATTTAATGGTAGGGATTTCACTATGGAATTGAAAAGTTTATTAAATGAATGGCTAGGGTTCAAGCCCTTCGAACCTGACTACACACTTGGTGTCTTAACTGGTGGCATTTGCAGAAGTTTTTAAAGAGGATGAGTAAAAGAGGTTAGTAAAAACGTTTCCTTTTGCCTCTTAATTTCCCTACTAGTTTTCTACTTTTTCTGAAAAATgagcaaaaaaaaagatgaaatcaTTGCCCAAGGTCAAATACGATGAGTCCTATGACTGGGTTGATGGTGATGTCAAAATACGGGATTTTCTATTTGTTGACAAAGAGAGTGCTAGTAAAGTGAATTTGATCAGGGTAGCAAGGCCCGGATTTCATCTAGAATTGCTACCATGCAATTGTTTTGATCACGTATTTCATAGGAAAAAGGATTTTGAAAGTTTTTTTATGTATAGTTGTGTAATGGAAGAACTACGTGTGAGACTGCCATTTATCAACTTTGAATGCGATGTCCTGAAACAGATGAACTGCGCACCTTCCCAGGTCCATCCCAATGGCTGGGCATTTATAAAATGTTTCCAGGTTCTGATGCAATTCCTTGAAATTGAACCAAACCTGGAGCTTTTCTTTTCACTATTCCAAGCCAAAGGGATGTGGAAGGGCATGTGGGTGAACTTGAATAGTACCCCAAGTTTCTCTGTGTTTAAATTGTACAAATCTTCTTTCAAAGATTTTAAAGAGATGTTTTTGAAAGTGAAGTCAGTAGATGaggagttttcattttatttagatGAACATTTGGGGGATAATTTTGCGATGTATTGGTGTTGCCAACCGCAACATATATTAGGTCCCAAGTTTATAACAACTCGGAATGAATGTATAATATCGTTTCTGATTGAGATGGTGGATAAAGGTGGTCTGATATTGGTGTCTGAGCTGCATCCATGGGAGGAAGATAAGTCGTCTGTAATAAATCATTTTGGTGAGAAGATCAAAATCTATTCGTATTGTTTATATTGGCATTTTTGCTTACTGATAATATTGCTTTTGTGTTACAGCTGGAAAATTTCTAGGAGTATCAGCATCGAGCTTAAGGGCCCGTTTTAAAGCGAAAAACTTTAAAGGATCTTCTTCAAATCCAGAGAAGATGGAGGGTGGAGCTGAGGTTAACCAACCCCCACCCAAGAAAAATGGGATTGTGTTTAAGAAGAGAAAATCGGACATGATGGTCCTCGACACTGAAGAGGACAAGGATGGAATGGTACAGCTCGAGGATTTGTCGAACTTCACTGTGAAACAAGAAAAACTGCATACTTTTGAAAATAATGGGGACGGATCATTCGTTTGGGATCGGAGGTTTTCGTTCAATATTGTTGCAGATGAAGTTGTCCAATCCATGTCAGATATATCTTGGATAGGTGAGGTTGGGAACGTAGGGGTTAATCAATTTCTTCAGGTGAGCTTTATACTTAGTTTTTGTTTTACTGAAATATTATGGTTATCTCAGTCCTGGATTATAATTGTAGGTGTTAGGGTTTTGACTGGCCAGTATAGGCCGTAGCCAAGAGAAGAAGCACAGGAAGGCGGTGCTTAATACTGCCAAAAGTGTTGGTTTGAAGGAACAGCTAGATTCGAAAGAAGCAGCCCTAAGTGAGTTAAAAAAGAAGTTgtctgatgttgaagaggaattgaaagtggaaaagaaaaatcGTGAAACATATGCTGAGATGTtgacaaagaaagaaaatgacCTTGCAAACGTGAATAACCAAGTGATTGAAGTGACTTTAAAGATGAAAGAGATGGAAACTAACAAAGAAGGGGATATTTTGGATGCATTTGCTGAAGGATTTGAGCAAGCTGTAACCCAGGCCAAGTTTCTTGTTCCTGATGGGGATTTTACTTCAATGGACCCGAGCAAGATAATTCGAGATGGTCAGCTAGTGGATGATGAAGAGGCTGCCAAAGAGGGGGACGAGAATTTGGTAGATTAGTGTTGTATTTTATGGTTAGAGCTTATGCCAAATGCTTTCTTTGGCTTATTTATAGAACATGTTGTACTTTGTTTTGAATATAGCATATGAACGCTCTGTAAGAACTGTGAATCTGAACTGCTGTCTTATTTAATTGTTATTGATGCTTTTGTGATTTATATCTGTTTAATTAGATTTTGTTTGTTCCTAATTATTTTCTGGTACCTTGAGGAGAAAGGGTATGATCACTGCACTTTATCGCTTAAGCGTTGCTTAGCATAGTTTTGTGCATTCAGCCGAAAATGCGACTTTTAGTCTGATCAATAGTCCTTTGTTGAAACAAAGATAATATTGTCGTCTGATAGGCTCAAATCGGTTTAGCCTAATAGTCTGAGAACAAATAGCTTGATTTTCCAGAGCATGTAACATGAAAAGATCTTtatagaaaaagatgaataaaatttatttaacggAGTACCTTTACAAATGGTTCCAGGTaagctagcctcgttaaaacctcctcGAGCAAAacccttttgggaaaaaatctCGAGGTAGAAAAAAGAGTACTAGCATGCTGCTATTGCTAACTGTAATATTGCTTTAAAGAATTAACATTCCAGGTGTTGGGAATTTTGGTTCCATTCAACTGTTCTAGTTTATAAGCTCCTCTTCTGAGGACTTCATGTACTCGGTAAGGGCTGTCTCGGGCTGTAGCAAGCTTTCCGTGGGAGGAAGGTCGGTGAGCCTCTTCAGTTTTTCTCAGCACTAAGTCGCCTACATTAAACGATCTGAGGTGCACCCTCTTGTCGTGTCGTCGGCCAACCTGCTGTTGTAAAGCACGGTGACGAATGGCTACTGTGTTTCGCATTTCTTCGATTAAGTCAAGCTCTGCTCGCCGAGCTTGGTCATGGTGTTCAGCTTGCGTTCGCAGCGAATCTTGTGAAATCTCAATTGGTATCATGGCTTCAGATCCATACACCAGGCGAAATGGGGTTTCAGTTGTGGAATGCACTGTAGTATTGTATGCCCGTAATATTTCCGGAACAAGTTCGGCCCATAGGCCCTTGGCATTGTCGAGCTTTTTCCTCAAGGCTTGCAAGAGGACCTTATTAGCAGCCTTTGCTAATCCATTGGATTGTGGGTGCTCCACAGATGAAAAGTGTTGATTTATCTATAAAAATGCTTTGAAATTATGGTCGGTAAACTAGCAACTATTGTCAGTTACAATATGACAAGGTATACCAAATCTACAGATTATACTTTTCCAAACAAAAGATATCATTTGGGATGATGTGATTTTTGCTAAAGGCTGAGCCTCAATCCATTTAGAAAAATAATCAATTGCGACTACCAAATATTTCTCCTATTTTGGAGCAGTAGGGAAAGGCCCGAGAATATCGATTCCCCACTGATTGAATGGCCAGCTTACCACTAAATGATGTAGGTGTTCGGCTGGTACGTTGATGATCAGAGCATGTTTTTGACAGTTATCACAAGTTTTGACCTTTTGTCGGCTGTCTTCCCACAATGTCGGCCAATAAAAACCAGCTCGGAGTATTTTTTGTGCCAGGCTTCTTGTCCCAGAATGTATTCCACAAATGCCTTCATGAGCTTCGGCTAAAATAAAGCCGTCCTCCGATCTGTCTAAACATTTCAAAAGTGGTCGAGAATAACCTCGCCTATACAGAACATTATTCAATAAGGTAAAGAAAGAGGcctatcttttgaattttttctaATCTTCAACCTCCTCCGGGATGGACTCATTTCGGAGGTAATGTATATAGGGCTGTTGCCAACTTTTTTCATTGATGATATTAGAAATGTTAGCTGTATCGATGCTTGGCTTATCTAAAGTTGACTGTAAAAGTGTTGCAGTGTGTGCTTGTGTAGTTGCCAGTTTTGATAAAACATCTGCTCTGTGATTTTGATCTCTAGGTATATGATTGATTTCAATCTTAAGAAAGTTGTTTACTAGTTGTTGAACAACATCCAGATATTTTAACAAAATCTGATCTTTTGTTTGAAAACACTGATTTACTTACTGAATGGTAGCACGAATCCCACACCTTCGTATTATtgtaccaacaagtgcactgggtcgtccaagtaatacctgagcgagtcagggtcgatcccataaggattgtggtttgaagcaagctatggttatcttgcaggtcttagtcaggctaAATAAAGAGGTTATTGGTTTGACTGTTTGATAGAGTAAAAGGAATAAAGCAACAAGGGGTAGAAAATACTTTATGAATGAAATTATACTCAGGGATATGAatatagttgaggattggagtttctttgtctttctggattaatCTGGTATTACTGcttcctttgcttgtgagtgatttcttcaatggcaggctgtatgtgattgacactggtttgagcagctgccaatactcctccagatctgaaccccaggtttagtacggatccatctctacttgaggCTGAAGTGCGTTAGGTtgtagcctctaccacagagaccctaatctccctagaaatcggctgaactgatgtctcgagaagtccccaacgaaatcgTGGATTAGTTGTCTGAGAGACGTAttttcaagctggtggttcatcattgtccgatgaaagacgcactctaaacccatgtagaatgtgataaccttatgccagttcaacgcattcatattgatgaagaacgaatatacatctttgaattaatcaaacacgaaTTAAAGAGGCACAATaatcttttattaatccataaaactcagtagggctcctcccttcaacctaggaggtttaaaaactcatactgaaaggaaaatacaaaataaaaatgtgtATCCTGAATGAGATATGAAAAGTGTCTAAATAACAtgaatctaatcccttaaatactaaacaaatgactagtaagggtaaaacagtctttttagtgctaaaatccacttctagagcccacttggtgagtgtttgggctgtgTTTTGATGAGATTCACGTGTTATGAGGCTcctagggcgttgaacgctggctagggggtcctctctggggcTTTGGACGTTGGggtctgctctttgggcgctggacgcttggaagggggtaggaagctggcgttagacgccagttttgggcgttctaatccgaagcaaagtatgaactattatatatttctggaaagctctggaagtcagctttccatagccattgataGCGCTCCATTTAATTTGGACTTTTGtaactctagaaaagctcttccgattGCAAGCTGGTCaaatctggacagcatctgcagtttctctgtctctgaattagacttctactccaactcctcaatttcagccagaaaatacctgaaattgcccaaaaacacaaaaactcatagtagaatccaaaaatgtgaatttaacactaaaacctacaaaaacttaataaaaactaaataaaaactactaaaaactatatgaaagtgatgtcaaaaagcgtataaaatatccgctcatagagctgtccttgtacaagcatcacctagagtgcatggtatcataaagcttccaggatccttaagcttctctagCAAGCTATtttgaatgactgcactacattcctcAGTGAGGAGGACTATTTGTGTCTCTTTCCAATCCTTATTATGACTTAAGatatccttcatgaacttagcataagaaggtatctattCAAGAGCTTCTGCAAAAGGGATCTTTATCTCTAATGTTCTAAGATACTCCGCAAAGCGGGCAAACTGTTTATCCCTTTTCTCTTGATAGAGTTTCTGAGAAAATGGCA harbors:
- the LOC140178641 gene encoding uncharacterized protein; this translates as MVKKSNGKWRMCVDFTDLNKACPKDAYPLPCIDTFVDNSCGYGTLSFMDAYSGYSKILMHPSDQEKIAFITEYALFLLQKMTKFNSQFILQIIAKCQASLPEVRKAHLCASLLRKYQPRGSIKSQYLADFVAEFTKPYSEAGSQEWSLFVDGASNPQGSGAGILLESPEGIILEHSLRFSFKASNNQAEYETLIAGIRRGYSRPLLKCLDRSEDGFILAEAHEGICGIHSGTRSLAQKILRAGFYWPTLWEDSRQKVKTCDNCQKHALIINVPAEHLHHLVINQHFSSVEHPQSNGLAKAANKVLLQALRKKLDNAKGLWAELVPEILRAYNTTVHSTTETPFRLVYGSEAMIPIEISQDSLRTQAEHHDQARRAELDLIEEMRNTVAIRHRALQQQVGRRHDKRVHLRSFNVGDLVLRKTEEAHRPSSHGKLATARDSPYRVHEVLRRGAYKLEQLNGTKIPNTWNVNSLKQYYS